One region of Sphingomonas adhaesiva genomic DNA includes:
- the rsfS gene encoding ribosome silencing factor — translation MPATDPSSAPERPSDEVIEALHKLVLESLDDDQAVDTISIPLAGKSSIADHMVIASGRSTRQVASMASKLAQRIKVETGRSARIEGLPNADWVLIDAGDVIVHLFRPEVRSFYNLERMWSFGDAPAAPATGPATAPATGTA, via the coding sequence CCGACCCGTCTTCCGCCCCCGAACGCCCGTCCGACGAGGTGATCGAGGCGCTGCACAAGCTCGTCCTGGAGTCGCTGGACGACGATCAGGCGGTGGACACGATCTCGATCCCGCTCGCGGGGAAGTCGTCGATCGCGGACCATATGGTGATCGCCAGCGGCCGCTCCACCCGGCAGGTGGCGTCGATGGCGTCGAAGCTGGCGCAGCGGATCAAGGTCGAGACCGGGCGATCGGCGCGGATCGAGGGGCTGCCCAATGCGGATTGGGTGCTGATCGATGCGGGCGACGTGATCGTCCACCTGTTCCGCCCCGAGGTGCGCAGCTTCTACAATCTGGAGCGGATGTGGTCGTTCGGCGACGCGCCCGCAGCCCCGGCGACAGGACCAGCGACCGCCCCCGCCACGGGGACCGCCTGA
- a CDS encoding 23S rRNA (pseudouridine(1915)-N(3))-methyltransferase RlmH produces MLLHIVARGRIARSPEAELVDRYMKRIAWPTRVSELPDRGGREPDRPVAQARRILLDEKGEVLASMALAERLGRWRDDGVREARFLIGAADGFSDAERGEADLLLSFGRATWPHLLARAMLAEQLFRATSILANHPYHREG; encoded by the coding sequence ATGCTGCTCCACATCGTCGCGCGCGGGCGGATCGCGCGCTCGCCCGAGGCCGAGCTGGTCGATCGCTACATGAAGCGGATCGCCTGGCCGACGCGCGTCAGCGAGCTGCCCGATCGCGGCGGGCGCGAGCCCGATCGCCCGGTGGCGCAGGCGCGCCGCATCCTGCTCGACGAAAAGGGCGAGGTGCTGGCGTCGATGGCGCTGGCGGAGCGGCTGGGGCGGTGGCGCGACGATGGCGTGCGCGAGGCGCGCTTCCTGATCGGCGCGGCGGACGGCTTTTCCGACGCCGAGCGCGGCGAGGCGGACCTGCTGCTGTCGTTCGGACGCGCGACCTGGCCCCACCTGCTGGCGCGCGCGATGCTGGCGGAGCAATTGTTCCGCGCCACCAGCATCCTGGCCAACCATCCCTATCACCGCGAGGGATGA
- a CDS encoding aldo/keto reductase — MTDLTLNDGRSMPQLGLGTYQIPDSQVAPVVRAGIDLGFRLIDTAALYHNERGVGDGLGHDDVWVTTKLWHDQHGDAEGALDASLALLGREAVDLYLIHWPHPAGGKFVEAWKGLVALREAGKARSIGVSNFLPEHLDAIVEATGVTPAVNQIELHPTFQQREVQAYNRAHGIVTQSWSPLGQGATLKDERIVAIAERVGATPAQVIIAWHLAKGLSVIPKAADPDHLESNWGARNVRLSDADIAGIDAMDDPDGRMGPDPREL; from the coding sequence ATGACCGACCTGACCCTGAACGACGGCCGCAGCATGCCCCAGCTGGGGCTCGGCACCTATCAGATCCCCGATTCGCAGGTGGCGCCGGTGGTACGCGCCGGGATCGACCTGGGCTTCCGCCTGATCGACACCGCGGCGCTGTATCATAACGAGCGCGGCGTCGGCGACGGGCTGGGCCATGACGACGTCTGGGTGACGACCAAGCTGTGGCACGACCAGCACGGCGACGCCGAAGGCGCGCTCGACGCGAGCCTGGCACTGCTAGGGCGCGAGGCGGTGGACCTGTACCTGATCCACTGGCCGCATCCCGCGGGCGGCAAGTTCGTCGAGGCGTGGAAGGGGCTGGTGGCGCTTCGCGAGGCGGGGAAGGCGCGGTCGATCGGCGTCTCGAACTTCCTGCCCGAGCATCTCGACGCGATCGTCGAGGCGACCGGCGTGACACCGGCGGTCAATCAGATCGAGTTGCACCCGACGTTCCAGCAGCGCGAGGTGCAGGCATACAATCGGGCGCACGGCATCGTGACGCAGAGCTGGAGCCCGCTGGGGCAGGGCGCGACGCTGAAGGACGAGCGGATCGTCGCCATAGCCGAGCGCGTCGGGGCGACCCCGGCGCAGGTCATCATCGCCTGGCATCTGGCCAAGGGGCTGTCGGTGATCCCCAAGGCCGCCGATCCCGACCATCTGGAGAGCAACTGGGGCGCGCGAAACGTCCGGCTGAGCGACGCGGACATCGCCGGGATCGATGCGATGGACGATCCCGACGGGCGGATGGGGCCGGACCCGCGGGAGCTTTGA
- a CDS encoding DedA family protein, producing the protein MVEKILAALALFAVSVIRAGGYWGVALLMAIESACIPLPSEIIMPFAGYLVSTGEMNLLLAATAGALGCNLGSIVAYEIGRRGGRPMAEKFGRYVLIGPGELDLADRFFNRWGTWAILIGRMLPVIRTFIAFPAGVARMKLIPFHVYTFVGSWPFCLLLAWIGATLGDKWNSDPRLKAFFHRADAVIGVVLVAAIAFYIWHRVKGLKKAE; encoded by the coding sequence ATGGTCGAGAAGATCCTTGCCGCACTGGCGCTGTTCGCCGTCTCCGTGATCCGCGCCGGTGGCTATTGGGGCGTCGCCCTTCTGATGGCGATCGAGAGCGCCTGCATCCCGCTGCCGTCGGAGATCATCATGCCCTTCGCGGGCTATCTGGTCTCGACCGGCGAGATGAACCTGTTGCTCGCCGCGACCGCGGGCGCGCTGGGGTGCAACCTGGGCTCGATCGTCGCCTATGAGATCGGGCGGCGCGGCGGGCGGCCGATGGCCGAGAAGTTCGGCCGCTACGTCCTGATCGGCCCGGGCGAGCTCGACCTCGCCGATCGATTCTTCAACCGCTGGGGGACGTGGGCGATCCTGATCGGGCGGATGCTGCCGGTGATCCGCACCTTCATCGCCTTCCCCGCAGGCGTCGCACGGATGAAGCTGATCCCGTTCCACGTCTACACCTTCGTCGGCAGCTGGCCGTTCTGCCTGCTGCTCGCCTGGATCGGCGCGACGCTGGGCGACAAGTGGAACAGCGACCCCCGGCTGAAGGCGTTCTTCCACCGCGCCGATGCAGTCATCGGCGTGGTGCTGGTGGCGGCGATCGCCTTCTACATCTGGCACCGCGTGAAGGGGCTGAAGAAGGCGGAATAA
- a CDS encoding S41 family peptidase — MKSRLLQAAALVTGIAMVPVATGAMAAADTVSYRELDKFLDVYNRVKADYVDKVTDEQLMKGAIDGMLAALDPHSSYVDGSDFDNLRIQTQGSYGGLGLTVSMEDGAVKVVAPQEDTPAGRAGIKSGDYITHIDGKLIYGGTLDEATAQMRGRPGSKVTLTLVRPGRDKPIVVTLVREVIVQRPVKWEVKGDVGYININTFSEQTGADTRAAIMAIDKALGHRPLGYVVDLRENGGGLLDQAIAVADSFLERGEIVSQREREAANTQRYYAKPGDDAHGLPVIVLTDAGTASASEIVAGALQDHHRALVMGERTFGKGSVQTLLPLGPRTALRLTTARYFTPSGRSVQEGGIEPDIRVPQLSDPDYKNRPVFRESDLRRHLINEIKAPDNAVLEEDVKDDPRFSATPEALKKQGVDDFQLWYALKTIARLGGAQQVAAVTAAMAKPDAKK, encoded by the coding sequence ATGAAGTCCAGACTGCTTCAGGCCGCCGCGCTGGTCACCGGAATCGCGATGGTCCCCGTCGCCACCGGGGCGATGGCCGCGGCCGACACCGTCAGTTACCGCGAGCTCGACAAGTTCCTCGACGTCTACAACCGCGTGAAGGCGGATTATGTCGACAAGGTCACCGACGAACAGCTGATGAAGGGCGCGATCGACGGCATGCTCGCCGCGCTCGATCCGCATTCCAGCTATGTCGACGGGTCCGATTTCGACAATCTGCGCATCCAGACGCAGGGGAGCTACGGCGGGCTGGGCCTGACCGTGTCGATGGAGGACGGCGCGGTGAAGGTCGTCGCGCCGCAGGAGGATACGCCCGCTGGGCGCGCCGGGATCAAGTCGGGCGACTATATCACGCATATCGACGGCAAGCTGATCTACGGCGGCACGCTGGACGAGGCGACGGCGCAGATGCGCGGGCGTCCGGGCAGCAAGGTGACGCTGACGCTGGTCCGCCCCGGCCGCGACAAGCCGATCGTCGTCACGCTGGTGCGCGAGGTCATCGTCCAGCGCCCGGTGAAATGGGAGGTGAAGGGCGACGTCGGCTATATCAACATCAACACCTTCTCCGAGCAGACCGGCGCCGACACGCGCGCCGCGATCATGGCGATCGACAAGGCGCTGGGGCATCGCCCGCTCGGCTATGTCGTCGACCTGCGCGAGAATGGCGGCGGGCTGCTGGACCAGGCGATCGCGGTCGCGGACTCGTTCCTGGAGCGCGGCGAGATCGTGTCGCAGCGTGAGCGCGAGGCGGCCAATACGCAGCGTTACTATGCGAAGCCGGGCGACGACGCGCACGGGCTGCCGGTGATCGTGCTGACCGATGCGGGCACCGCGTCCGCCAGCGAGATCGTCGCGGGTGCGCTTCAGGACCACCACCGCGCGCTGGTGATGGGCGAGCGGACGTTCGGCAAGGGATCGGTGCAGACGCTGTTGCCGCTGGGGCCGCGCACCGCGCTGCGGCTGACGACGGCGCGCTACTTCACCCCGTCGGGCCGCAGCGTGCAGGAAGGCGGGATCGAACCCGACATCCGCGTGCCCCAGCTGTCCGACCCGGATTACAAGAACCGCCCGGTGTTCCGCGAGAGCGACCTGCGCCGCCACCTCATCAACGAGATCAAGGCGCCCGACAATGCGGTGCTGGAGGAGGATGTGAAGGACGATCCGCGCTTCTCCGCCACGCCCGAGGCGCTGAAGAAGCAGGGGGTCGATGATTTCCAGCTGTGGTACGCGCTGAAGACGATCGCGCGGCTGGGCGGGGCGCAGCAGGTCGCCGCGGTGACGGCGGCGATGGCGAAGCCGGACGCGAAGAAGTGA
- a CDS encoding demethoxyubiquinone hydroxylase family protein — protein sequence MGWKPGDRPAASASMIRVDQAGEYGATRIYAGQLAIMGQRSPMARKISAMALQEERHRAFFDRMIAERGVRPTILQPFWDVAGFALGAVTAAIGPEAAMACTAAVETEIDKHYADQLVELGDSDPELSHAIAEFQAEELEHRDTALASGAEDAPAYPLMSAAIRLGCRIAIATAKRI from the coding sequence ATGGGATGGAAGCCGGGCGATCGTCCCGCGGCGAGCGCTTCGATGATCCGCGTCGATCAGGCGGGCGAATATGGCGCGACGCGCATCTATGCCGGGCAGCTGGCGATCATGGGCCAGCGCTCGCCGATGGCGCGCAAGATTTCCGCAATGGCGTTGCAGGAGGAGCGGCACCGCGCCTTCTTCGACCGGATGATCGCGGAGCGCGGCGTGCGCCCGACGATCCTGCAACCGTTCTGGGACGTGGCCGGCTTCGCGCTGGGGGCGGTCACCGCCGCGATCGGGCCGGAGGCGGCGATGGCCTGCACCGCCGCGGTCGAGACCGAGATCGACAAGCATTATGCCGACCAGCTGGTCGAGCTGGGCGACAGCGACCCCGAGCTGTCGCACGCCATCGCCGAATTCCAGGCCGAGGAACTGGAGCATCGCGATACCGCGCTGGCGAGCGGCGCGGAGGATGCGCCCGCCTATCCGCTGATGTCCGCCGCGATCCGGCTGGGATGCCGCATCGCCATCGCCACCGCCAAGAGGATCTGA
- a CDS encoding DJ-1/PfpI family protein yields MTETLRIAFLLFPDVTQLDLTGPAQVLSRLGNARLDLVAATLEPVPTDAGFSILPTATFDEVTAADILCIPGGFGTMQVIADDRTMDWVRRIGEGATWVTSVCTGSLVLGAAGLLRGYEAGCHWAQRHMLPLFGAEPVAERVVVDRNRVTGGGVTAGIDFALTLMALIRGEAHARAVQLSLEYDPAPPFDAGSPERAGVAAVEAYEKRVAQLAPGRDERLRALAARRGF; encoded by the coding sequence ATGACCGAGACGCTGCGAATCGCTTTCCTGCTGTTCCCCGACGTGACCCAGCTGGACCTGACCGGCCCGGCGCAGGTGCTGTCGCGGCTGGGCAATGCCCGGCTCGACCTGGTCGCCGCCACGCTGGAGCCGGTGCCGACCGACGCGGGCTTCTCGATCCTGCCCACCGCCACCTTCGACGAGGTGACCGCGGCGGACATTCTGTGCATCCCCGGCGGGTTCGGGACGATGCAGGTCATCGCCGACGACCGGACGATGGACTGGGTCCGTCGCATCGGGGAGGGGGCGACCTGGGTGACGAGCGTGTGCACCGGCTCGCTGGTGCTGGGCGCCGCGGGGTTGCTGCGCGGGTACGAGGCGGGGTGCCATTGGGCGCAACGACATATGCTGCCGCTGTTCGGTGCGGAGCCGGTGGCGGAGCGCGTGGTGGTCGACCGCAACCGCGTGACGGGCGGCGGGGTGACCGCGGGGATCGACTTCGCGCTGACGCTGATGGCGCTGATCCGCGGCGAGGCGCATGCGCGCGCGGTGCAGCTGTCGCTGGAATATGATCCCGCGCCGCCGTTCGATGCAGGCTCGCCCGAGCGCGCGGGCGTGGCGGCGGTGGAGGCCTATGAGAAGCGCGTCGCGCAGCTGGCGCCGGGGCGCGACGAGCGGCTGCGGGCGCTGGCGGCGCGGCGGGGGTTTTAA
- a CDS encoding disulfide bond formation protein B, with protein sequence MTLALRNARLLALLIPAALLGGAWAFQLIGGLYPCEMCHWQRWPHYGALVFAALAFVTGGPRGKATLVAGAAALIAISGLIGVFHAGVEYHWWQGITACTQTVSTAGRSTEEALKDLLAAPIVRCDAAQWTLLGISLAGWNAVVSLIGAALIAMQLRRR encoded by the coding sequence ATGACGCTTGCCTTGCGCAACGCGCGGCTGCTCGCGCTGCTCATCCCCGCCGCGCTGCTCGGCGGGGCCTGGGCGTTCCAGCTGATCGGCGGTCTGTATCCGTGCGAGATGTGCCATTGGCAGCGCTGGCCGCATTACGGCGCATTGGTCTTTGCCGCGCTCGCGTTCGTGACCGGCGGGCCGCGCGGCAAGGCGACGCTGGTCGCCGGCGCGGCGGCGCTGATCGCGATCTCCGGGCTGATCGGCGTCTTCCACGCCGGGGTGGAATATCATTGGTGGCAGGGGATCACGGCCTGCACCCAGACCGTCTCCACCGCCGGGCGCTCGACCGAGGAGGCGCTCAAGGACCTGCTCGCCGCGCCGATCGTTCGATGCGATGCGGCACAGTGGACGTTGCTGGGCATATCGCTGGCGGGGTGGAACGCGGTCGTCTCGCTCATCGGCGCCGCGCTGATCGCGATGCAGCTGAGGAGGCGGTGA
- a CDS encoding murein hydrolase activator EnvC family protein: MTRGRLLLAAAVASVASAAAWAAATAATGDDLRGAKAAVLIAQRQARAFDARADAATDPAERARWQEQAVAARVAAAEAEIAAGRTRAALIGALLSEQRRALAAQQAPIAAALESLVTLARRPALVTLVRPGSVSDLVHVQAVLATTLPALRERTATLRAQVARTRTLQDNAETAARALEDGRGRLVEAREQLAALRGAVGDGDERALALGEVARDTGERLARIGGEQAVLGDVIALPGPPAAAPPAAVADAPAYRLPVRGRLVTGLGEVSGDGVRARGLTFAVAPGAAMVAPAAGRIAYARPFRSYGGVVIVDHGAGWTTLLTGLGTLSVRPGQTVAAGAPIGRAAVNDGAQVTVELRRLGRPMDIARLVG; encoded by the coding sequence ATGACACGCGGACGTCTCCTGCTGGCGGCGGCGGTCGCGTCGGTCGCGAGCGCCGCGGCCTGGGCGGCGGCGACGGCGGCGACGGGGGACGACCTGCGCGGTGCCAAGGCGGCGGTGCTGATCGCACAGCGGCAGGCGCGCGCGTTTGACGCGCGGGCCGATGCCGCGACCGATCCGGCGGAACGCGCACGGTGGCAGGAGCAGGCGGTCGCCGCGCGCGTGGCCGCGGCGGAGGCGGAGATCGCCGCCGGGCGCACGCGCGCGGCGCTGATCGGCGCGTTGCTCAGCGAGCAGCGCCGCGCGCTGGCCGCGCAGCAGGCCCCGATCGCGGCGGCGCTGGAATCGCTCGTCACGCTCGCCCGGCGCCCGGCGCTGGTGACGCTGGTGCGGCCCGGTAGCGTGAGCGACCTGGTGCATGTGCAGGCGGTGCTGGCGACGACGCTGCCCGCCCTGCGCGAGCGGACCGCGACGCTGCGCGCGCAGGTGGCGCGGACCCGTACCCTGCAGGACAATGCCGAGACGGCGGCGCGTGCGCTGGAGGACGGTCGCGGCCGGCTGGTCGAGGCGCGCGAACAACTCGCGGCGCTGCGCGGCGCGGTGGGGGACGGCGACGAGCGCGCGCTGGCGCTGGGCGAGGTCGCGCGCGACACCGGCGAACGGCTGGCGCGGATCGGCGGGGAACAGGCGGTGCTGGGCGACGTCATCGCGCTGCCGGGGCCACCCGCGGCGGCCCCCCCGGCCGCGGTGGCGGACGCGCCCGCCTATCGCCTGCCGGTGCGCGGGCGGCTGGTCACCGGGCTGGGCGAGGTGTCGGGCGACGGGGTGCGCGCGCGGGGGCTGACCTTCGCCGTCGCGCCCGGCGCGGCGATGGTCGCGCCCGCCGCTGGGCGGATCGCCTATGCGCGTCCGTTCCGCAGCTATGGCGGCGTCGTCATCGTCGATCACGGCGCGGGGTGGACGACGCTGCTGACCGGGCTGGGGACGCTGTCGGTACGGCCCGGGCAGACGGTGGCGGCGGGTGCTCCGATCGGGCGGGCGGCGGTCAACGACGGGGCGCAGGTGACGGTGGAATTGCGGCGGCTGGGGCGGCCGATGGACATCGCGCGGCTGGTGGGGTGA